The following coding sequences are from one Calypte anna isolate BGI_N300 chromosome 18, bCalAnn1_v1.p, whole genome shotgun sequence window:
- the SDK2 gene encoding protein sidekick-2 yields the protein MARLGSWGLLFFAVLALPGPPGAGAQDDVSPYFKTEPVRSQVHLEGNRLVLTCMAEGSWPLEFKWLHNSQELTKFSLEYRYMITSLDRTHAGFYRCIVRNRMGALLQRQTEVQVAYMGSFEDSERQQSVSHGEAAVIPAPRIASFPQPQVTWFRDGRKISPNSRIAITLENTLVILSTVAPDAGRYYVQAVNDKNGDNKTSQPITLTVANVGGPADPIAPTIIVPPRNTSVVAGTSEVTMECVANARPLMKLHIIWRKDGVPLSSGISDYSRRLTILHPTLSDSGFYECQAVLRSSSVPAVAQGAFLSVLEPPQFIKEPERHITAEMEKVVAIPCQARGVPPPEMAWYKDAALLHLEKLSRFQLLADGSLQISALVPDDTGMFQCFARNPAGEVQTTTYLAVTSIAPNITRGPQDSTVIDGMSVILNCETSGAPRPAITWQKGERVLASGSVQLPRFTLLESGSLLLSPAHLEDAGTYTCLATNSRGVDEAAADLVVWARTRITDPPQDQSVIKGTKAAMTCGVTHDPSVNVRYIWEKDGAPLSPESGPRVRLDEMGTLHISQTWSGDIGTYTCKVLSAGGNDSRSAHLRVRQLPHAPESPVATLSPLEKRAINLTWAKPFDGNSPLLHYVVEVSENNAPWTVLLASVDPEVTSVTVRGLVPARSYQFRLCAVNDVGRGQFSKDTERLSLPEEPPSAPPQNVIASGRTNQSIMIQWQPPPESHQNGVLKGYIIRYCLAGLPVGYQFKNITNAEVNNLLLEDLIIWTNYEIEVAAYNSAGLGVYSMKVTEWTLQGVPTVPPGNVQAEATNSTTIRFTWNPPSPQFINGINQGYKLIAWEPEQEEEATVVTVRPNFQDSVHVGYVAGLRKFAEYFTSVLCFTTPGDGPRSPPQLVRTHEDVPGPVGHLSFSDILDTSLKVSWQEPLEKNGILTGYRISWEEYNRTNTRVTHYLPNVTLEYRVTGLTALTTYTIEVAAMTSKGQGQLSSSTISSGVPPELPGAPTHLGISNIGPRSITLQFRPGYDGKTSISRWQVEAQVGQSGEAGEWGLIHQLANEPDARSMEVPNLKPYTYYSFRMRQVNIVGTSPPSLPSRRIQTLQAPPDMAPANVTLRTASETSLWLRWMPLLEQEYNGNPDSVGYKIRYVRSDGRGQAAVHVVPNRVEREYTIEDLEEWTEYRVQVQAFNAIGLGPWSPSVVGRTRESVPSSGPSNVSAVATSSSSMLVQWNGIPEADCNGLILGYKVMYKEKDSEARAQFWLAEGNASHSTQLSGLGKYTLYELRVLAFTRMGDGVPSQPPVLQRTLDDVPGPPVGILFPEVRTTSVRLIWQPPAAPNGIILAYQVTHCLNTTAATGATTEVLEPSTRQYTATGLQPEAIYLFRIAAQTRKGWGEAAEALVVTTEKRDRPQPPGKPLAQQEEVGARSVLLSWEPGSDGLSPVRYYTVQSRQLPDGEWALHSASISRNATAFVVERLKPFTSYKFRVKATNDIGDSEYSEESESLTTLQAAPEEAPTVLSVTPHTTTSVLIRWQPPAEEKINGILLGFRLRYRQLPYEGLRGIAHPGATWAQLTPVYTVQNLSEVTLTQYELGNLSKHRRYEIRMSVYNAVGEGPPSPPKEVFVGEAVPTGAPQKVAVQAATATQLDVTWEPPPPESQNGDIQGYKIYFWEAQRQNESRRVRTLFLPETGVKLKNLTGYTSYWVTVAAFNAAGDGPRSPPVQGRTQQAAPSAPGSIRFSELTTTSVNVSWEPPPLPNGILEGYRLVYEPCMPVDGVSKIVTVDVKGNSPLWLKVKDLAEGVTYRFRIRAKTFAYGPDVEANITTGPGEGAPGPPGEPFISRYGSAITIHWSSGDPGQGPITRYVIEARPSDEGLWDILIKDIPKEVTSYTFSMDILKQGVSYDFRVIAVNDYGYGTPSTPSPSVSAQKANPFYEEWWFLVVIALVGLIFILLLVFVLIIRGQSKKYAKKSDSGNGSKGTALSHGEMVSLDEGSFPALELNNRRLSVKNSFCRKNGIYTRSPPRPSPGSLHYSDEDVTKYNDLIPAESSSLTEKPSEVSDSQGSDSEYEVDPGHQKAHSFVNHYISDPTYYNSWRRQQKGISRAQAYSYTESDSGEPDHTPLSNSTSTQQGSLFRPKASRTPTPQTPGNPPSQPGTLYRPPSSLAPGSRAPIAGFSSFV from the exons GTACATGATCACCTCTCTGGACCGCACGCACGCCGGCTTCTACCGCTGCATCGTCCGCAACCGCatgggagctctgctgcagcGCCAGACCGAGGTGCAGGTGGCCT ACATGGGGAGCTTCGAGGACagtgagaggcagcagagcgTGTCCCATGGGGAGGCAGCTGTCATCCCTGCCCCCCGCATTGCCagcttcccccagccccaggtcACCTGGTTTCGTGATGGACGGAAGATCTCCCCCAACAGCCGCAT AGCCATCACGCTGGAGAACACCCTCGTCATCCTCTCCACGGTGGCCCCGGACGCGGGACGTTACTACGTGCAGGCTGTGAATGACAAGAACGGGGACAACAAGACGAGCCAGCCCATCACACTGACAGTGGCCA ATGTGGGTGGCCCGGCTGATCCCATTGCACCCACCATCATTGTCCCACCCAGGAACACCAGTGTGGTGGCTGGGACCTCGGAGGTGACCATGGAGTGTGTGGCCAACGCCCG ACCTCTGATGAAGCTGCACATCATCTGGAGGAAGGACGGGGTGCCCCTCTCCAGTGGCATCAGTGACTACAGCCGCCGCCTCACCATCCTGCACCCCACCCTGAGTGACAGTGGCTTCTACGAGTGTCAGGCCGTGCTCCGCAGCAGCAGTGTCCCCGCCGTGGCTCAGGGTGCCTTCCTCTCTGTCCTGG agccaccACAGTTCATCAAGGAGCCGGAGAGGCACATCACAGCTGAGATGGAGAAGGTGGTGGCCATCCCCTGCCAGGCCAGAG GTGTGCCCCCTCCTGAGATGGCCTGGTACAAGGACGCTGCCCTCCTCCACCTGGAGAAACTGTCCCgcttccagctcctggctgaTGGCAGCCTGCAGATCAGTGCCTTGGTGCCCGATGACACTGGAatgttccagtgctttgcaCGCAACCCGGCCGGCGAGGTGCAGACCACCACGTACCTGGCTGTCACCA GCATCGCCCCCAACATCACCAGGGGCCCTCAGGACAGCACGGTGATCGATGGCATGTCTGTGATCCTCAACTGTGAGACCTCAGGGGCCCCACGCCCGGCCATCACCTGGCAGAAAG GGGAGCGTGTCCTGGCCAGTGGCTCAGTGCAGCTCCCACGCTTCACCCTGCTGGAGTCGGGCAGTCTGCTCCTCAGCCCCGCACACCTCGAGGATGCTGGCACCTACACCTGCCTGGCCACCAACTCCCGTGGCGTGGACGAGGCAGCTGCTGACCTGGTTGTCTGGG CAAGGACACGCATCACCGACCCGCCACAGGACCAGAGTGTCATCAAAGGGACCAAAGCTGCCATGACCTGCGGGGTCACCCACGACCCCAGCGTGAATGTCAG GTACATCTGGGAGAAGGACGGGGCCCCGCTGAGCCCTGAGAGCGGCCCACGGGTGCGTCTGGATGAGATGGGCACCCTCCACATCTCCCAGACATGGTCGGGTGACATTGGGACCTACACCTGCAAGGTGCTCTCAGCCGGGGGCAACGACTCCCGCAGTGCCCACCTCCGTGTCCG GCAGCTCCCCCACGCTCCTGAGAGCCCCGTGGCCACTTTGAGCCCTCTGGAGAAGCGGGCCATCAACCTGACCTGGGCCAAGCCCTTCGATGGCAACAGCCCCCTGCTCCACTACGTGGTGGAGGTCTCAGAGAACA ATGCCCCCTGGACCGTGCTGCTGGCCAGCGTGGACCCCGAGGTGACATCGGTGACAGTGAGGGGCTTGGTCCCCGCTCGCTCCTACCAGTTCCGCTTGTGTGCTGTGAACGACGTGGGCAGGGGACAGTTCAGCAAGGACACGGAGAG GCTGTCCCTGCCGGAGGAGcccccctctgcccctcctCAGAACGTCATCGCCAGCGGCCGCACCAACCAGTCCATCATGATCCAGTGGCAGCCACCCCCTGAGAGCCACCAGAACGGGGTCCTCAAGGGCTACATCATCCG CTACTGCCTGGCTGGGCTACCTGTGGGCTACCAGTTCAAGAACATCACCAACGCTGAGGTCAACAACCTCCTCCTGGAGGACCTCATCATCTGGACCAACTACGAGATCGAGGTGGCAGCGTACAACAGTGCTGGCCTGGGGGTGTACAGCATGAAGGTGACAGAGTGGACACTGCAGGGAG TCCCCACCGTGCCCCCGGGGAACGTGCAGGCTGAGGCCACCAACTCCACCACCATCCGCTTCACCTggaacccccccagcccccagttCATCAATGGCATCAACCAGGGGTACAAG CTCATCGCCTGGGAGccggagcaggaggaggaggcgaCGGTGGTGACGGTTCGGCCGAACTTCCAGGACAGCGTCCATGTGGGATACGTGGCAGGGCTGCGGAAATTCGCCGAGTACTTCACCTCGGTGCTGTGCTTCACCACGCCTGGGGACGGCCCACGCAGCCCCCCCCAGCTGGTGCGCACCCACGAGGACG TGCCTGGCCCCGTGGGACATCTCAGCTTCAGTGACATCTTGGACACCTCCCTGAAGGTCAGCTGGCAGGAGCCACTGGAGAAGAATGGCATCCTGACAG GCTACCGGATCTCCTGGGAGGAGTACAACCGCACCAACACCCGGGTCACCCATTACCTGCCCAACGTCACCCTGGAGTACCGCGTCACCGGCCTCACTGCCCTCACCACCTACACCATCGAGGTGGCTGCCATGACCTCCAAGGGCCAGGGCCAGCTCTCTTCCTCCACCATCTCCTCAGGGGTGCCACCAG agCTCCCTGGGGCCCCCACCCACCTGGGCATCTCCAACATCGGACCCCGCTCCATCACCCTCCAGTTTCGCCCGGGTTATGATGGCAAAACCTCCATCTCCCGCTGGCAGGTGGAGGCACAG GTAGGTCAGAGCGGTGAGGCCGGGGAGTGGGGGCTCATCCATCAGCTCGCCAACGAGCCTGACGCCCGCTCCATGGAGGTGCCCAACCTGAAGCCCTACACCTACTACAG TTTCCGCATGCGGCAAGTGAACATCGTGGGCACCAGCCCCCCCAGCCTGCCCTCCCGGAGGATCCAGACACTGCAGGCACCTCCAGACATGGCCCCTGCCAATGTCACCCTGAGGACAGCCAGTGAGACCAGCCTGTGGCTGCGCTGGATG CCCCTCCTGGAGCAGGAGTACAACGGGAACCCCGACTCGGTGGGCTACAAGATCCGGTACGTGCGCTCAGATGGGCGAGGACAGGCGGCCGTGCACGTTGTCCCCAACCGTGTGGAGAGGGAGTACACCATCGAGGACCTGGAGGAGTGGACTGAGTACAGGGTGCAGGTCCAGGCCTTCAACGCCATCGGCTTGGGGCCCTGGAGCCCCTCGGTGGTGGGACGCACCCGGGAGTCAG TGCCCTCCTCTGGCCCCAGCAACGTCTCAGCAGTggccaccagctccagcagcatgCTGGTCCAGTGGAATGGCATCCCCGAGGCAGACTGCAACGGCCTCATCCTGGGCTACAAG GTGATGTACAAGGAGAAGGACTCGGAGGCTCGTGCCCAGTTCTGGCTGGCAGAGGGCAATGcctcccacagcacccagctgAGCGGGCTGGGCAAATACACCCTGTATGAGCTCCGTGTGCTGGCCTTCACCAGGATGGGTGATGGTGTGCCCAGCCAGCCCCCCGTCCTCCAGAGGACACTGGATGATG TGCCCGGTCCCCCTGTGGGAATTCTCTTCCCTGAGGTCAGGACCACCTCGGTGAGGCTCATCTGGCAACCACCCGCAGCACCCAATGGAATCATCTTGG CATACCAGGTCACCCACTGCCTCAACACCACTGCAGCCACAGGGGCCACCACGGAGGTGCTGgagcccagcaccaggcagtACACAGCCACGGGGCTGCAGCCCGAGGCCATTTACCTCTTCCGCATCGCGGCTCAGACCCGCAAGGGCTGGGGGGAGGCGGCTGAAGCCCTGGTGGTGACCACGGAGAAGAGAG aCCGCCCGCAGCCCCCCGGGAAGCCCCTGGCCCAGCAGGAGGAGGTTGGGGCCCGCAGcgtgctgctctcctgggagcCAGGCAGCGATGGGCTCTCCCCGGTCCGGTACTACACGGTGCAGAGCCGGCAGCTGCCTGACGGGGAGTGGGCGCTGCATTCCGCCTCCATCAGCCGCAACGCCACCGCTTTTGTGGTGGAGAG GCTGAAGCCCTTCACCTCCTACAAGTTCCGCGTGAAGGCGACAAACGACATCGGGGACAGCGAGTACAGCGAGGAGTCGGAGTCGCTCACCACCCTGCAGGCAG CCCCCGAGGAAGCCCCCACCGTCCTCTCCGTCACCCCGCACACCACCACCTCAGTGCTCATCCGCTGGCAG CCCCCAGCTGAGGAGAAGATCAACGGGATCCTGCTGGGTTTCCGCCTCCGTTACCGCCAGCTGCCGTACGAGGGTCTGCGCGGCATCGCCCACCCTggggccacctgggcacagcTCACCC CTGTCTACACCGTGCAGAACCTCAGCGAGGTCACCCTCACCCAGTACGAGCTGGGCA ACCTGAGCAAGCACCGGCGCTATGAGATCCGCATGAGTGTCTACAATGCTGTGGGGGAGggaccccccagcccccccaagGAGGTCTTTGTGGGTGAAGCGG TTCCCACTGGTGCCCCACAGAAGGTGGCAGTGCAGGCAGCCACGGCCACCCAGCTGGATGTCACCTGGGAGCCACCACCCCCCGAGAGCCAGAACGGGGACATCCAGGGATACAAG ATCTATTTCTGGGAGGCTCAGCGGCAGAACGAGAGCAGGAGGGTGAGGACGCTGTTCCTGCCAGAGACGGGAGTGAAGCTGAAGAACCTGACAGGATACACCTCCTACTGGGTCACTGTGGCTGCCTTCAATGCTGCAGGAGATGGACCCCGCAGCCCCCCGGTCCAGGGGAGGACGCAGCAGGCAG CCCCCAGTGCCCCCGGGTCCATCCGGTTCAGCGAGCTGACCACCACCTCGGTCAACGTCTCCTGGGAGCCACCACCCCTGCCCAATGGCATCCTGGAGGGCTACAGGCTGGTTTATGAGCCCTGCATGCCTGTGGACG GTGTCAGTAAGATCGTGACGGTGGACGTGAAGGGGAACAGCCCGCTGTGGCTGAAGGTGAAGGACCTGGCTGAGGGGGTGACCTACCGGTTCCGGATCCGGGCCAAAACCTTTGCCTATGGGCCAGACGTTGAGGCAAACATCACCACAGGGCCCGGGGAAG GTGCCCCTGGTCCCCCCGGTGAGCCCTTCATCTCCCGCTATGGCTCAGCCATCACCATCCACTGGTCAAGCGGGGACCCTGGCCAAGGACCCATCACCAGATATGTTATTGAGGCCCGTCCTTCAG ATGAGGGGCTCTGGGACATCCTCATCAAGGACATCCCCAAGGAGGTGACCTCCTACACCTTCAGCATGGACATCCTCAAACAGGGGGTCAGCTACGACTTCCGTGTCATCGCTGTGAATGACTACGGCTACGGGACCCCCAGCACACCTTCCCCCTCTGTGTCAG cccagaaagccaaccccTTCTACGAGGAGTGGTGGTTCCTGGTGGTCATCGCCCTGGTGGGGCTCATCTTCATCCTCCTGCTTGTCTTCGTGCTCATCATCCGTGGGCAGAGCAAGAAGTATGCCAAGAAGTCAGACTCAG GGAACGGCTCCAAGGGGACTGCCCTGAGCCACGGGGAGATGGTGAGCCTGGATGAGGGCAGCTTCCCTGCCCTGGAGCTCAACAACCGCCGCCTCTCCGTCAAGAATTCCTTCTGCAGGAAGAACGGCATCTACACCCG GTCCCCACCCCGGCCCAGCCCTGGAAGCCTCCACTACTCGGATGAGGATGTCACTAAATACAACGACCTGATCCCTGCCGAGAGCAGCAGCCTCACCGAGAAACCCTCCGAGGTCTCTGACTCTCAG GGCAGTGACAGCGAGTACGAGGTGGACCCCGGCCACCAGAAAGCCCACTCCTTTGTCAACCACTACATCAGTGACCCCACCTACTACAACTCCTGGCGGCGGCAGCAGAAGGGCATCTCCCGGGCACAGGCTTACAGCTACACTGAGAGTGACTCGGGGGAGCCCGACCACACTCCCCTCTCCAACAGCACCTCCACCCAGCAGGGCAGCCTCTTCCGCCCCAAAGCCAGCAGGACTCCCACCCCACAGACCCCTGGCAACCCCCCCAGCCAGCCCGGTACCCTCTATCGCCCACCCAGCAGCCTggcccctggctccagagctccCATCGCTGGGTTCTCTTCTTTCGTTTGA